Genomic window (Thermococcus sp.):
GCGAGCTCGGCGGGGTTGATGGAGTTAACATAACCCTCGTGGAGATAGACAAGGAGACCGAAAACGTCAAGATAACAGTGATGGGCGATGACTTGGACTACGATGAGATAACCCGGACAATAGAAGAGTTTGGCGGCGTGGTGCACAGTATAGATATGGTCGCGGCCGGAAAGAAAATTGTGGAAGAAGGTGAAACACCGCAGGACAAGCTGGAGGAGTAGGTGTGAAGGAAGTTATTATAATCACAAAACCAGAAACCGTCAAAGTTCTCTCAGAGGAAACACGCTTTAAAATTCTCCAGTTCCTGCGAGAGAGGCCCATGAGCATCAACGAGCTGAGTGAGAGACTGGAGAGAGACAGGACGACGGTTTACAGGCACATCAAGGTCCTCCAGAAAGTGGGGCTCGTTGAGGAATTTGAGAGTCATGGAAACGAGAAGGTCTACTCAAGGAGCGCCCGCCTCTTCCTCATAAAGGCCGACCCCGACGAGAGCATAGAGCAGTTTCGACAGGCATACATTCAGGTGGAGGCCGAGAAGCTCGTGGACATACTTGAGAAAGCGGGGTTCAAGATAAAAGATCGTTCTGAGCTGATAAAACTAGCAAGGGAGGTCCTCGACGAGATCGAGGTACGCTCCCAACCGGTTCTTAAGAGAATATCTCAGGCGGATATAGAACTCACAGAGATCGAGCTGTTCCACCTCCTCAACATGCTGGTCTTCATTCAAAGTCCAGAACTTCAAGAAAAGGCCAAAAAGGCCAGGGAACTGATGAAGCTCTGAGAGGGAAAATCAAATGAACCTCAAAACTCATCCACCCATTTCACAGCCTCCTGGACTTTTTTAGCCACCTCAAGCGCGGTAAAGTTCTCTCCCAGCTCTTCCTTTGCCATGTCACCGGCGAGGCCGTTCAGGAACGCACCAACCGAAGCGGCCCTCAGCGGCTCATTGCCGAGGGCGAGGAGAGCGCCGACGAGGCCTGCCAGAACGTCTCCAGTTCCGCCGGTTGTCATGCCCCTGTTTCCGGTTTTATTGTACTTCCAGGTTTTCTCGTCGCTGATGATGTCGTATGCTCCCTTAAGCAGGACAACACCCCCAACCTCACTGGCCTTTTCCTCAACAACCTTAACCATGTCCACGAACGAACCTTCGGGCTTCACGCCAAAGAGAAGCTTGAATTCACCGGTGTGCGGCGTCAGGACGAAGGTCTTACCCTTGAGAACGCTTAAGTCCTCAGCGAGGGCCTTCAGCCCGTCCGCATCAATCACCATCGGCTTCTCACATCTCTTGATAAGCTCCCGTACAAAGACCTTTGTTTCCTCTGTGAGGCCTATTCCTGGACCAATAACGACCGCATTGACCTTCTCGGCGAGTTCGATTAGATTACCAGCGTGCTCCGGCTTGAAATTCCTCCCCTCGACCGGACGGAGAATTAAATCGGGGTCGCCTATTCTCCTCGCCGAATATTCGGGCATCGTGAGGTAAACCAAGTCAACCAGGTACGAAGCGGCCTTCGATGCTAAATAGGGTGCCCCAAAGTAGTCCTCGCTTCCGCCTATTACGAGCAGCTTTCCGTTCTGCCCCTTGTGCTCGCCCGTCTTTCTCAGTGCGAACTTTGCATCACCCGGCCCGACGAGGTGGTGAAGCTCCCTTGGATAGCCTATCTTGGTTATTACCCTTTCGAAGTCCCCGTAGTCCTCCTTGTCCCACTGGAACGTCACCGCGAAGTCGGCCCTAACGCGGATTTTTGAAGGATAGCCACTCGGAAGGTCGATGCTGACGATTTTAACCCTCCCAGAGTACTCGTTTATCTTTTCAATCGCCGAGCGTATCGGTTCGCGGGGTTCTCCCCTCGTTCCGGCCCCGAGGAGGGCGTCGACTATAACGTCGTAACCGCTCAGGTCAAGGGGCTTTATCTGTGAGGAGTCCTTAAGAACAGTTATTTTCACAAAGTCCAGCCCCTTCAGTGTCTCCCAGTTGTGCCTCGCCTCCTCACTCCTTATCTTCGTCCCGTCGCCAACGAGGAAGAGGGTAACCTTGTTGTCAAAGCTGAGATGCCTCGCGGCAACAAAGCCGTCGCCACCGTTGTTGCCCGTTCCTGAGAAGACTGCTATCCTGAGGCCTTTTCCGAATTTTTCTTCTATCGTCCGTGCAATGCCCGCTCCGGCGTTCTCCATGAGCTGAAGTGGAGAAATCCCAAGCCATTTGGCATTGATATCCCAGATGTAAACATCCTCTATGCGCATGAGCACCACCGGTTGAAATTCCAGTGGAAAGGATAAAAGACTATCCTTCTCCGCGGGAGGAGTATTAGAGAAACACGATGAAAGGGCCTAGAAGAAGACAACGCTGGCCTCTTCCAGCCTTAAAGGCAAGGCTTTCAGAAGAAAAATGTAAGCATATCAACGGCTGTAGAATACTAACATCCGCGGGCAAGGTACGTTCAAATATGATCCTTATAAGCGACCGTCCGAGTGGCGCAAAGCCCTAGAATAAGAGGACAATCGAGGAAGCGATCTTCTTTACGAATTCCTCAGGCTCTCTCCAAGAGATGACATAGCTCTCCTCTTTCAGTTTTTACGACCAAAAATGCCATAATCACTAGAGAGCCATACCATAGCAAAGCCCAAAGCAGAAAAGATAAGAGAGTGGAAAAATCTGCCTCCCAGATGGCGGAGGGAAACTCAAGGAAGAGGGCTAAAACAACGTAGGCCTTCAGGAGGATCTTTGAAAAGGGTCTACCCGCAAACAGTCCGAGGGCGAGCTCAAAGATGACCATAAGGGCCACATAACCAATCCAGAGGGCCATGGGTAATCTTCCGAAGACCCAGAAGTTGTACATTACTGTAAGGGAAAGGGGATACGAAAAGGCAAAAAGCCTCAGGAAGAACCTCAGAAAGAGCAGAAGCCGAAGGGAGTACCTCCTACCCCCTAGGGGAAGAGGCCTACCGTTCTCTGCATGTTCATCTGCCATTCCCCAAGCCATGGACGGCACCGAACGGGGTCTAAATACCTATGAGGTTTGATTGTAAACATTATAAGGCTTTTGGCAGTTAGAGGTTAGGGCCGCGAAGCGCCTTTAGCGCTCTCCCATAATCCCTTTCCGAGTACAGCACGAGGTAAACCCGCTCAACGCTCTTCGCTTTCCCTGAGAACTCCCCAACGACCTCCTCGAAAGTTTTAACGACCGCCTCAAGAGGACAGCCGTAGATGCCGGCGCTTACCGCAGGAAAGGCTATGCTCCTAACACCAAGCTCCTCTGCTTTCCACAGCGCCCCCAGAATGGCTTTTTTCAGCTTTTCCTTCTTGTCCCCGTCCCAAACTCCACCGCAGCAAGGTCCAACCGTGTGGATGACGTAGCGGATTCCGTATCTCTCAAGCCTCAGTGCGGGAGTTACAACGACCTCGCCGTGGTTGATGGAGGTTTTTCCAAGCTGTTCGCGCATGGCTTTCTTGCTTATCCTGATGTACTCCATTGCATCTCCAGCCGCAGCCTTGGCTATCGCATAGGCAACACCGCCGCCGTGCTCCAAATAGCGGTTTGCAGCGTTCACTATCGCCTCAGCCGGGAATCTCGTTATATCTCCTTTAACAACCTCGAACTCCACAGGGATCACCCCATGAGCCTCTTCAATAGAGTGCGCTCCTTCCCATCCAAGAAGGAATCATCACCAACCAGAATAACAGTGCCGCCGTGGAGGTGGGCGTAGTCGCGGAGAGTGGTGAGAAACTTCAGAACGGGGATGAAGCCGTTCTCTAACATGAGGTATTCGAGGCCGTCTATAACGACCACAGGCCTTACGCCTTTCTCCTCCGCCCGGGCCATGAACTTGACGGCCATGTCAAGCATCCTAGCGAGGTTCGTGGGACTAACAGACCTCTCTCCGGAAACTTTGGTTATCCAGAAGCGGTTGGGGCCGTCACCGCGGGAGCGGGAGAAGACCAGGGCGCCGTCGAGAACCCCCTCTGGGACGGAAGACATCATCAGGAGACCGGTCTTCACATCCAGGCGGGAATCAGTGAACTCGAAGTCCTCAAATAAGGACGCACCCATGAAAACATCGAGGACAACGTAGGCCATCAAGAACGCCCCCAAAGCCGCCGAGAGTTCGGCGTAGACGCTGGAAAAGAGAAACCCCCACACGGTCGCCGTACTGGAGAAAATCAACTCTGTGAGGCCCACACGGCGGAGGTCATTGCTTTTGACAAACATGAGGTAGAACCCAGCCCCAGCAATGCTCCCGACGAGGATGAAGAGGGTCACGGTCGGATGTCCCGGAAAGAGGAATATGAGGCCCGCGAGGGGAACGAGGGCCAGGTAGCGGAACTCCCTGGCGTTTGGCAGGGGTTTGAAAAGCTCGTCGGCGGCCTCGATGTTGGCCAGCCACAGAAAGGCTGCTGAGAATGCAAGGGATGCAGAATAAACACTGGCGTCCCTCACGAAGAAGGGGACCGCGAGGGCGAAGAGGGCGAGGGAGTAGTAGGCCAAGGAGCGGCGGTTGGTGAAGTGATACCTGTAGAAGAGAAGAACATAGGCAACGAGCAGGGCCACCCCAAAGGCGAACTCAATCATGCCAGCTCACCGATGACCCTTTCCGCATCGCTGAGAATTTTCTCCTCGTCCAGTGTCAGTACTTCCCCGTCGAGCATTAAAACCCTTCCGTCCACTATCGTAGTCTCGACGTCGTTTCCGTTGGCGGAATAGACAAGGTGGCTTATCACGTTGTTCACCGGCCTGAGGTGTGGCCTGGTGAAGTTGATTACCGCCAGATCGGCCAGATAACCCTCCCTTATTACTCCAGCCTCGATTCCGAGTGCCTTCGCACCGTTGGCAGTCGCCATCCTAAAGACGGTTTTGGCATCGGCAACGGTCGGATCGAGGTTGTGAACCTTGTGAAGAAGCGCTGCCAACTTCATCTCCTCAAGCATGTCTAGGTTGTTGTTGCTTGCCGCTCCGTCGGTACCGAGGGCGACGTTGACACCAGCGTTGAGCAACTTTTGAATGGGCATGACACCGCTCGCCAGCTTCATGTTACTCCCTGGGTTGTGGACGACGGTAACCCCGTCCCTCGCGAGTATCTGGATGTCTCTGCTGTCGAGCCAGACACCGTGGGCGATGATGACGTCCCTTCCAAAAAAGCCGATTTCGTCGAGCAGAACAACGGGACTTTTGCCATAGCGCTCGGTTATCTGGCCTATCTCCGCCATCGTCTCACTTACGTGGATGGTTATCATCTTGCCGTGTTCGCTCGCGAGCCTTCTGACCTCTCCCAGCAGTGCTATCGAGCAGGTGTAGGGCGCGTGCGGTCCGAAGACAAAGTTAACCCTGTCAGAGTTGAGCCTCTCCATGAACTCCATCGTGCGAAGGGCTTCCTTGATTTCCTTCTCGGTTCTCTCCGGGTCGCCGAGGTCTATCATGCCATAGGAGAGGTAACCGCGGAGACCGCTCTCGAGCGTCACCTCAGCTACGGCATCCATGTTGAAGTACATGTCGAGGAAGGTTCCGGTTCCCGACGTTATCATCTCAAGCGCGCCGAGATATGCCCCGACTTTCGTGTATTCCCGCGTCAGCTTTGCCTCGCGTGGCCAGATGTAGTTCTGGAGCCAGTCCATAAGAGGCAGGTCATCGGCCAAACCCCTGAAAAGGCCCATCGGCGAGTGGGTGTGGAGGTTAATGAAGGCAGGAGAAACGATTCTTCCTTTGGCGTCTATGACGGTATCGGTGCTTTCGTTTATGCCCTTCGCGACCTTTGCTATCCTGTTTCCCTCGATTAAAACGTCGGCCTCAACGACCTCAAAGTTCCTCCCGTAGATGACCTTACCATTCTTGATGAGAATGCTCATGAGCATCACCCCTTTTGAAGAGGTGTGTTTCCAGTGGAAGTTAAAAAGGTTGGGGAGAAGAGGTCAGACGAACATGCTCTTCAGCACATCAGCGCAACCGCAGTGCCTCTCCTCTGGGATTTTTGGAACGGCCTTCTTAAGAAGCTCCTGGACCTTGGCGTTGTTCTCGGCCATGACCCTGATGACCTCCTGCGCATCCACGGGCTTGTCGGCCCAGACGTCGTAGTCGGTGACGGTTGCGAGGTTCGCGTAGCACATTCCGAGCTCGCGCGCGAGATTTATCTCCGGGACGAGCGTCATCCCAATGATATGGGCATATTGCTTGAACATCATCGACTCGGCGCGAGTTGAGAAGCGCGGGCCTTCAATGCAGACGTAGGTGCCCTTCTCGTGGACGGGGAAGCCGAGTTCTTTAGCCGTCTCGTAAAATATCCTCCTCAGCTCGGGGCAGAAGGGGTCAGCCATCGAGACGTGGGCCACCTTAGGTCCGTTGTAGAAGGTGTAGTCGCGCTTTTTGGTAAAGTCTATGAACTGATCCGTTATGACTATGTCCCCCGGTTTATACCCCTCCCTGAGGGAGCCAACGGCGGTAACGCCTATAACGCGCTCGATGCCAAGCTCGTGAAGCGCCCAAATGTTCGCCCGGTATGGAACCTCATGCGGCGGGAATTCATGGTGCTTGCCGTGCCGTGGGATGAATGCGACCTCAACACCCTCAATCTCCCCGATTTGCACCGGAGCCGACGGCCTGCCGTAGGGGGTGTGCATTTTTACCGTCTCTTTTGGCTCAAAGACACCATAGACGCCGGAGCCGCCGATGATACCGATTTTCACCATAGACATCACCCCCTGACCTCCTCTCCGCCGTGAATGGCGAGGGTTCGGCTTAATCCCTCGCTAATGGCGGTTCGGTTTACGGGCCCATCACCTACTCCCGTTGCCGGTTTCGGCTCAGCCCGAAGGCCGGGTCTTCGGCCCGTTACCCCTACCGCTGAACGGTTTGGGGTTATCGCTCCAAAGGCCACTAATCGAGTTTCAGACTGCCTCAACGGGCAGTCTTTCGAAGACGCTTAACAGCGTCAAACCCCCCAATGCTGGAGGGTAACGTGAAACCCCTCGTCTCATCGGGTTGTCCTTGAGTGGCCTCTCCGAGGCCTTATCACACTCCAAAGTTTAAAAGGGTTTTGACTGCTTAAAGACCGAATCCTAGATTACTACATCCCCAACCCTAAAGGACGAGGCTTTCGAGAAGAAAAACTCAAAAATATCGCCCGAGTTATTTAAGGGTTGCTACCGCTTTAAGATTGTGTGCGTAGGCGGTCTCTCCAGTGGAGATAAACCTCCAGAGTTTCCGAAAATTTAATAACCATTTGGAATTAAACATAGGTGGGGTGAGAGAATGGAGAACGGAAAGCCGGTCAGCATAGTCCTGCCAGATATTGAGAATCCTTTACTGATAGAGGGATATCCTGGAGTTGGATTGGTCGGCCATATAGCGGCGAACTTTCTCGTCAGGGAGCTTGGAATGGAGATGGTAGGCTACGTCGAAAGCCCCTTCATCCCCCCGATGGCGCTCATCCTTGATGGAAAGCCAAACCCACCACTGCGCTTCTATGGAAAGGACAACGTAATCATCGCAGTTGCGGACGTATACGTGGCTCCAACGCTCGTCAACGAGATAGTGAGGGAGCTGACAACTTACCTGAAGAAGAGAAACGCGGAGAAGGTGATATCCCTAGGAGGCATTGGTATTGGGTTCTTTAAGGAGCAGATGGACGTTTGGGGTGTTGGAGCGCGGGAGGAACTCAACAAAGAGCTAGAAGGAAACGGGGTCAAGCTCCTCCAGTACGGCTCGATAATGGGAATGAGCGGCAGGCTTCTCCTTGAGGCGAGTAGGAACAAGCTGGATGCCTACGTCATTCTTGGGGAAACTTTTGGAGACAGACCGGATCCAAAGGCCGCCGCCAACGTCATCGAGGCGCTCAAGAGGCTCGTTCCGCTGGAGGTCTCAACAGAGCCGCTTCTGCAGGAGGCAAAAGCGATAGAGGAGCAGCTCAGGAAAATGCACGAACAGATGGAGCAGGCCAGGAAAAAGGCTCAACAGCATTACGAAAGTATCTACCTGTGAGGTGAGACTATGGAAGCGATGGTCTTAGCCGGCATCTCGCGGCGTGTGCTGGATGAACTGATGAGGAATCCCCACAGGACGATAGAACTGAGAAGCGCCAAGAACGTTCTGGCAGTGGAAGAGGCGTTGGAAAAGACAATGAAGCTCTTTTTGACCCACGATCCTCTCACGGATATTGACATTGGAACGGAGGGCATCTTAGCGGAACTCCTAAGCATGGAGGAACTTGAGACTAGAATACCCTGGGAGGAGAGCGACGAGAGGGAAGTAACGGTCTGCAGAGCTAGGGTAAAGCTGGTCGGCCTCGGGAGGGTTGTCGAAATCGAGAGAAAGCACCACATGATGACCGTGAGCATTCGCGAACTGATGCCCCACGAGATGGGAATGAGTTAAACGAGCGTCGTCTGCCTGCCTTGGAACTTTCCTGAACGTTTTGGAGGCTCAACACGCCGAAATTCAAGCCCCTCAACTTCAAGGAGCTTTTTCGCTCCTGAGGTGAGGGAAGGAGCAACGAGAATTCCCCTCACGTTCGGGTGCTCTTTTTTAAGGGTCTCAACATAGCGCTTAAGCTGGCTGACAGCATGGAGTTCGGCCCTCCGCCGCTTCAGTTCCAAGACGACTAAGTTCCCGCCGGAATCCCTGCCCAGGATGTCAACTATACCGTGTCCTATGTCCTTCTCACGAAAGAGGGGCTTGAATCCGGGTTCTATGAGTTCAGGGTTCTCAAATATCATCCCGGCCATCTCGGCCTCACTCCCTGTCAAGGCCAGTTCCTCGTAGTCCTCAGCTTTGAAGAGGGAAACCAGGTAAACTTCCTCAAGCTCGACCTCAAGAACCTCCTTCGGCTTTCTCCTGACGGAGCGGAGAACTGGGGGGTCACGCTCTTCAAGGGAAACGAGGCTCCCGGGCGGCTGCCAGTTTACTGGCTCCCTCTTTCGGTTCTGATGGATGAGGAATGCCCCGTCGGGCTTGACGATTATGACCCTGTCGCCGGAACCAAGCTCGCTCTTTGCCCTACCGTCGTAGTAGACCCTGCAACGCGCGAAAATAGTTAAGAGGGCCTCGTTTGATAGTGCAGAATCAATGAGATGCTTGAGTTCCTCCCGTGACGGATTGATAGTTGCCCGAACCTTTGACATGAAACCGAGTAAAAAAAGAAGGGTTAAAAAGCTAACTCAGTCCTCGGCACCCTTCTCGGTTATTCTGAATATCGCCTCACCCTCTGGCAGGTGCGGGCTGTCTATCAACCTTGCCACCCTCTTCCCGGCTTTCCCCTTACGGAGATAGATTCTGAGCGTGGCACTGTGCGCTAAGATGTGCCCTCCAACGGGCCTCGTCGGGTCGCCAAAGAACGCATCGGGTTTGGCCTGAACCTGGTTGGTGACGAAGACCGCTATGTCATAGAGGTCCGCAAGGCGGTGCAAGTCGGAGAGGTGCTTTGCCAGCTTCTGCTGCCTCTCCGCTAGCGTTCCCCTGCCAACGTACTCGCTCCTGAAGTGGGCCATGAGAGAGTCAACTATGAGGAGCTTAACCGGCCTGTCGGTCTCGGCCTTCTTTTTGATGATCTCCTCGGCTCTCTCTATGAGTAACATCTGGTGGTTGCTGTTGAAGGCCCTCGCGACGTATATGTTCTTAAGGACTTCGTCGGGGTCAAGGCCACGATTTTCTGCGATCTGCCTTATCCTCTCAGGCCTGAAGGTATTCTCGGTGTCTATCCAAATGATGGAACCGTTAAGGCCGCCATCCTCGCGCGGCAGCTGGGTCATGACGGCCAGAGTGTGAGCGAGTTGGGTGTTGTGAAGCACTAGACCATTGGGTGCGATGAAGTTGTGTGTCCATGGTATAACTAGGTCATAAACCCAATCCTTGTACTCAACTGGCTCACTGGAGCGAACCTCATAGAACTCCAGCTTCCTCACAAGACTTATCGTGTCAATGGCGAGGGTGGCCACCTGCCTAAAGCGACCAATCTCCGCGAGGATCGCCGAGACCACCCGTTCTCTAAGGTCTTTCCTCCTCGGAAGCCCCCTTGTGCGGTAGTTGGACACCTGCCCCGCAGTGAACCCATATTTAATGAGGGACGTCCAAGCAAACGGAAGGTCGGGCTTTTCTCCGGATAAAACTGCCTTCTCCGCTTCATTGAGTCTCTCCAAGGCTTCCTTAAAGTAATCTTCAATGCGCGAAAGTGTCTCCTCCGTGAACCAGACTTCCCGGTTCCTCGTTAGTATGTGATAAGCGGTCTCATGATCCCTCTTTGGAAGGCGGAACTTGGAGTAGAGCTTTCCAAGGAACTTGGCAAGTGCCGGGGGATACCTCCCAACACCGCCACCGTTCATGTTCACTGACTTGAGGAGGGTTCTTCTGAGAACGGCTTCGAAGTCCTTCCTACCTTCCCCCGTGATGTAAATGCGGTGATAAACCTCATCCTCAATGTTTTTAGTGGAAACATTTGGAGTTATTCCAAGTTTCTTAAGGAGGAAAACCAGACCCTCGGATAGGTCAGCGCTCTTTGTAGTCATTTCCACTAGTGACTCCCGAACGTAGCCGTTCCCATCCACGTAACCAGCCAGAAACGCCACTATTGCTGAATCGTCGGCGTTCATTATCTCCTCTGGCACGGCCTTGGTTGATGCGCTTGAGCTGGCCAGGGGGCCAAGCCACTCTGCAGTCTTTTTTCTGAGCAGTATCCTATAAAGGCTACGCCTCACTTCAACGGTCGGTCTGTAGCCGTCATGCTCCTCGATAAAGTTTACCACGAAGTCCTTAATCTCCTCTGAACCCGTGGTTATCGAGAGCGGGTTCGACGTGCCTTCTGCTACAAAGAGTCCCAGGAAGTACGCCCGAGCTTCCCCAACGGGAATTCTGTTCGCTGGAACGCGCTTAACACCAACCACTATGTCTCCAACGTTTAACCGAGCCGCTGGGATCCACTGGAGGCCGTCCCTGAAGACAAGAACCGGGTGGGGGAACGTGGTTCGAAGTGAGTAACCTTTGGATAGAGTTATCTCCGCAAGCTTCTCGACGCGCTCGCGGTAGAGGTAGGAAGCCTTTGTCCTTATTATTTCGCCAGATTTAGGATCAAAAGTGTATACCGAGACGGTCTCCAGGGGGACCGCATAGCCACCATCGAAGGGAATCTCTCCAGAGGTCTCGGCATATTTCCGATACATCCCCTCAATGGTTTCAAAGTGGACCAGTGTGTCGTTCTCGTAGTAAACCTTTGTGTCCTTGGCAAAGCACTTTCCACTCCCAAACTCTCCAAAGACCTCAGTTATAGCCTGAGTCTCGACGCCGCCGCCTATGAGTTTATCAAGGCTCTTGCTTCCAGTTGAGATCTTACCGACGGCGCTCCTCTTTTCCATATACTCATCGGCACGCATGAAGGTCCCTATGTTCGCCGCTTCCCTTGCTGCCTGAATTATCTTGAGCGCGGCACCCTCACTTATCCCAGCTATCTCCTTAAGCTCCATCGGAGAGGCAACTGCTATGGCCTCGATGCTGTCGTAGCCAGCCTCGCGGAGCTTCTCGGCAGTTGCAGGACCAACGCCCGGCAGATCCTCAAGGGTTTTTATATCCTTCTCCTTCTTTTTTGAGGTTGAGCTTGAAGGAGGCTTCTCAACGACTTCCAGTTCCTCGAACTCCTCGAGTTCTTTTATTTCATCCTCCGCCATCTTTTTCTTCGGCATGAGCATCACCCTAAGTCTCTACCTTTTATAGGGGTAAAAAGTGCAAGGGTTATATACTTTTCTTCCCATATCCGTGGGACACCAGTACACAAACATGCGCACAATGTCCCGATAAAAACCTAACATCTCCTTGAAAATTCTAAGAAAACAAATAAACCCCTTAGTTTCCAGTGGAAACCGCAGGCTTAACCATCATGATAAGCTTCGAGTTTTATGGGATAACATCCCGGAGGGCAGGGGCAAGGCAGCCCATTGAGGTAGTTGCCGGGGGAAAGAAACCGCATTCGTTCTGACACTGTTACCCCGTAGAAGCCTGCATCACTTTGGCCACCTCACCTTTGATTTTTTACCCAAACAGACATCTATAGCATATAACTTAAAAAGTTACCACCCTTGCACTTTAGAGTCCACCAATGAAGAAATTTTTCCAGTGGAAACAGAGGCCCTTTTCGATGAATATCTGAAAGACCCCCCAGAGTTCTATTTCCACTGGAGCTGGGTTTGGGTAAAGGATGGATCTGAGTAGGGGTAAAAGAGAAAGGAATGTTCACAAGCCACTTTTCCAATGCCAAATAACCAGCCTTAAAAGATACCGTACGAATTTATGGTCAAACGTTTATTATATTGTCTAAAATCTATTTATAGATGAACATTGTATATAGAAATAAATAAATATTATCCCTCGATAAGAGACGGGGGAGTTTTACCGGTTTTCAAAAGGATAAATGGAGTAACCGGAAACCTGATTCCACTGGAAATGGAACCCCCTGGGGGGTACAATTGTGTTTTCTTTTATTAAAAATGAAAACAATGTTATTTTACTTAATTGA
Coding sequences:
- the radA gene encoding DNA repair and recombination protein RadA; this encodes MPKKKMAEDEIKELEEFEELEVVEKPPSSSTSKKKEKDIKTLEDLPGVGPATAEKLREAGYDSIEAIAVASPMELKEIAGISEGAALKIIQAAREAANIGTFMRADEYMEKRSAVGKISTGSKSLDKLIGGGVETQAITEVFGEFGSGKCFAKDTKVYYENDTLVHFETIEGMYRKYAETSGEIPFDGGYAVPLETVSVYTFDPKSGEIIRTKASYLYRERVEKLAEITLSKGYSLRTTFPHPVLVFRDGLQWIPAARLNVGDIVVGVKRVPANRIPVGEARAYFLGLFVAEGTSNPLSITTGSEEIKDFVVNFIEEHDGYRPTVEVRRSLYRILLRKKTAEWLGPLASSSASTKAVPEEIMNADDSAIVAFLAGYVDGNGYVRESLVEMTTKSADLSEGLVFLLKKLGITPNVSTKNIEDEVYHRIYITGEGRKDFEAVLRRTLLKSVNMNGGGVGRYPPALAKFLGKLYSKFRLPKRDHETAYHILTRNREVWFTEETLSRIEDYFKEALERLNEAEKAVLSGEKPDLPFAWTSLIKYGFTAGQVSNYRTRGLPRRKDLRERVVSAILAEIGRFRQVATLAIDTISLVRKLEFYEVRSSEPVEYKDWVYDLVIPWTHNFIAPNGLVLHNTQLAHTLAVMTQLPREDGGLNGSIIWIDTENTFRPERIRQIAENRGLDPDEVLKNIYVARAFNSNHQMLLIERAEEIIKKKAETDRPVKLLIVDSLMAHFRSEYVGRGTLAERQQKLAKHLSDLHRLADLYDIAVFVTNQVQAKPDAFFGDPTRPVGGHILAHSATLRIYLRKGKAGKRVARLIDSPHLPEGEAIFRITEKGAED